In the genome of Kazachstania africana CBS 2517 chromosome 6, complete genome, the window atgaatattttggaaagGATGAAAACTATTGGAGAGGACCAATCTGGATGAATATAAACTATCTGTGCTTAGACGCATTGAAACATTACTTCCCTGAAGTAAGAGAGCATGCTGAAAACCTAGAGCAGAGTCAAGCAGGTCTTCTATACAccaaattgaagaagaatttgatcaaCAACGTTTACAATGTTTGGAAGAATCAAGGATCTGTGTACGAAAACTATAGCCCGATAGATGGCAGGGGAACCGGTTCTTCCCAATTCACCGGGTGGACCTCTCTGATAGTTAATCTTTTAGGTCACTTTTAAAGACTACACTggcaaaagaaaacttgCTAGCCAGTAGCTTTGTTATATAAGGTAAAATATACACATTATAGAAACAAGCATGCTATCTTATTTAGCCTTTTCGAAGAGTCTTCATGGCTAATGCCACGCGTTTCTCTTGGCCAAATTGGATTTTCTCGCTTAGCAACAACAATGCGGGCAAGAAGCCATCCTCAGCCCAGAAAACGACGGAGCAATATCAAAGTTTCAactatttttctctttgttgTCCGCTGGTTTTTCAGCCAGTGCTGGCAGCGCTTTTGTTTACCTTTCCAGTCGGGTTGCCAGCATGAAACTTGAGAGAGATTTAATCGGTCCATCGAGCAGGTTCGTCGGCGATTCTCACTATTGCAAGCTGTACTTTGCCAAGCATCTTTACACATACTAGTCATATCAGTGGCTGGAGAAGATTATGTGTGTCAATGTATGTTTACATGCGCGGTAGGCCTCAAGCCTTGCACGTTGTAGTGCAGCGAAGCTTGGATTAGATTGAGAATCCAGCAAGTATGCTGGATTAATAGATATAATCTCACTCAAGAAATAGAAAGTTCGAACGTATTTAAAGAAGACATAATATGGATGCTTGATAACATTCATTTTATCTGAAccttttaaatattttttctaacAAAGATAGtctatattcaaaatatatcaagaGTATTAAACAACTACAAGAAGAGAAAtgcaacaaaattttaagatACTATCATTGCTGCTGCTTAGTCTGTCCTTTATCAATGCTTTCCCAGTGTTGGAAAAGAGATTAATTGTCACAAGAGTACATACCGCTAGTACTACTAAGACAAGTACATACGTTTATTCTACAACCACAGAAACTGTCGTGGCGCCTACTGTTGAGTTTATCATCAGCGGTACAGCTACTTTTACAACTACATTATATCCAGAAGGTGTTGACACTACTGTTCAACCATCTACCACAATTACTATCGTTAGAAAAAATGCTAATGGAGTGAGTGACGCTTCCAGTACCCAAAATCTAGCCTCCACTCAGGCCACCGCTTCAGAAAGCGCTACCTTACAAGCTTCTATAGAAAACGCTAGTGAAAATATTGCCTCGTCTTCTAGTATCGATGACACCAATGCTGCCTCATCTTCTAGTATCGGCGCCACCACTACCGCTGCAACAAATGATAACAATGCACAGACCTACTCAGATGTTTCCACTGCTTCCTCAGATAACGTCGCTGTGCACACTAATTACGTTCAATCTGCCACCTTAACCAATCCAACTGTTGCAATTATCGATACTACTACATTAGCGAACGTTGCTTCCACAACATCTGTGACCACTGCAATTACCACGATTTCTGCTGAATCTTCCTCAAGCACAACTACAACCACCACTGCTCCTACTACAACAAATACCCCTACAACTACTACAAGCACTACTCAAGATTCTACCAAAACAACCACTTCCACATCAACTTGGACTGGTTTAACTTCTGTTCCTAAAACTTTAGTCTATTCCCCATACAACAATGACTCTTCATGCAAGACTTACGACGAAGTATACGCAGATTTATTAAATATACAACAGCATGGTGTGTACAAATTGCGTGTATATGGGACCGATTGTGACTCCTTAAACACCATTGAACCTGTTGCCGTCCAATTAGGTATGACTATCAACCAAGGATTATGGATATCTGATGCTGGAACTTCATCTATTGACGAAGCAGTTGCCGATTTAATTGCCTATGGTGAAGCAAATGGTTGGgacatttttgattttattaccATTGGTAATGAGGCTATTAACTCTGGTTACTGTACAGTTGACGATTTAATTTCCAAGATTTCAAGCGTTAAAGCAGAATTACAAGCTGCAGGATACACCGGCAAAGTTACTACCAGTGAGCCTCCCGTTTCCTTCGAAGATTATCCAGAATTATGTACAAGTTCCgcaattgattttgttggCATTAATGCACACCCATATTTCGATGTCAATTCCTCCGCTGAAACCTCTGGTAGCTTTGTTTTAGGAcaaattgatttaattaaAGGGGTCTGTGGTACTGATAATGTCTATGTCACTGAATCTGGTTACCCATCTGCAGGTAATGTAAATGGTGGAAACGTTCCATCCAAGGcaaatcaaattattgcCGTCCAACAAATTTTAGATGATCTCAGCCTAGATGTCACAATTCTATCTTACAAAAATGATTACTGGAAAGATCCTGGTACATACGGTATCGAACAATCTTTCGGTATCATCGATATTATGCCATCAGCTTAATTAGTTTATGGTTCCCTTAATGCGCTAATCATATCTTAACACCGTGCTATTTATAGACCATCAAAGCACCTCATTCCATTTTAGCATCAAACTGACAGTTCGTCACACTTTAAATCAATATTGCTCAAATCGATTAATAGTCATGTTCATTAGTTTAATTTATTCTTAAATAATTGTATATACATTTGTAATCAATTAATTGTTTATTCGAAAGTATCATATAACCTACGCTCCGTCTTGCCGTTATAGGTTTTCTGTTTACGGAAATGAGACAAGGTCACATCATTACAAGAAGTTATCTAAAACTGGTAAGTAGATCTGGCATCTTACTACTTTTGATTGGGATATCAAGAACAAtctaaaagaaaataatatatttacGCAGAATATCCAGTAGAATTCAGTTTATCTGAGGCTGGGCATTAGTCCTTTTCATAATAAAATCTCATTTAATAAACGGAGCTATAGTTACCAAACAGATCACCAATGTGAAAGCATCttgatttttgttttgCTGACATACTGAACGCTGGCAAAGTTCATTGTCACCGGTGCCTGACAATTGGCcgtttcttttctttctcattGTTCTTACTGCAAGTcagcaaagaaaaaaaaagcaacAAAGCTCCGTCTAACCGTCTAAGCTGCTTCCGTCTAAGCGTCCGAAGAAAATTTGCCCACTTTTTAGTAAGCTCCTGTCTCTCCGTCTAGCCGTCTAACCGCTTAACCGTGTTTTTGTCAAagaaagaggaaaagaaatgtACTCTGCGTCGAGAAAATTTGTAATCATCACAGACAATAAGTGgagatttctttttcgGATTTGCAAAGCAAGAAAGGTAATACCGATGATCATTTTTGgtttaatgattttgaaaaaaactaTATAAAGTGATGGCTGCGATTGATCAAACTTGATTTTGTAATATCATTTCTATTTTATATTCATAATACCAAACTCCAACAAATATAATAGCAACGATGCCTTTTGTCAAAGATTTTACTCCAATTGCCTTAAACGACACTAACTTATTCAAGCCAATCAAGATTGGTAACATCGAACTACAACACAGAGCTGTTATGCCTCCTTTAACCAGAATGAGAGCTCACCATCCAGGTCATATTCCAAACAAGGACTGGACTGCTGAATACTACGACCAGCGTTCTCAAAGACCAGGTACTTTAATCATCACCGAAGGTGCCTTCATCTCCGAACAAGCCGGTGGTTACGACAATGCTCCAGGTATCTGGTCTCAAGAACAAGTTGAAGaatggaagaagatttttGCCAGAATTCACAAGAACAAGTCCTTCGTCTACGTCCAATTATGGAACTTGGGTAGACAAGCTGAACCAGCCGCCATGGCCAGAGATGGTTTGCGTTACGATTCTGCTTCCGACGAAATTTACatggatgaagaaaaggaatcTTCCGCTAAGAAGGCTGGTATCAAGCAACACGGTATTACCAAGGATGAAATCAAGCAATACATCAAGGAATACGTTCAAGCTGCCAAGAACTCTATTGAAGCCGGTGCTGATGGTGTTGAAATTCATAGTGCAAACAGTTATTTATTAAACCAATTCTTAGACCCAATTTCCAACAAAAGAACTGACGAATATGGTGgttcaattgaaaacagGGCCAGATTCGCATTGGAAGTTGTCGACGCTTTAGTTGAAGCCATTGGTCACGAAAGAGTTGGTATCAGATTCTCCCCATATGGTACCTACGGTACCATGTCTGGTTCTGCTGAACCACTCATTGTTGCTCAATATTCTTACATCCTAggtgaattagaaaagagAGCTAAAGAGGGCAAACGTCTATCTTTCGTCCACTTGGTTGAACCTCGTGTCACTAACCCATTCTTAACCGAAGGTGAAGGTGCTGATGAAGATGGTACTAATGACTTCGCTTACTCTATCTGGAAGGGTCCAATCATCAGGGCCGGTAACCTTGCTTTACATCCAGAAAGTGTTAAGACCTTAGTTGCTGACAACAGAACTTTAATTGGTTACGGTAGATTCTTCATTGCCAACCCAGATGTCGTCGACCGTTTAGAAAAGGGTTTACCATTGAACAAATATGACAGAAATACGTTCTACGCCATGTCTGACAAGGGTTATCTAGACTACCCAACTTATGCTGAAGCCATCAAACTAGGCTGGGACAAGGAATAAATGCATATCTTATGATaacaatatataaataattttactATAGATTCTTTAAATTATAAACGAACTATTTCTCGaaataatttgatcttCTTACATGTGGTTTTTATCGTATATAATCGCATGAAAAACTTCAGAAAAAGGCAGCAGTAAATCAAAGTCATCTACTGTTTTCAAGATTGCGAAGCGAATGTGACTAACTCGTCATTTTTACCTCTTTCGATGCTGAATCATTCATCTGTTATTGCGCCGTTCTGTTCAAATTGACAAATTGTACCATTTTAGTAACAACTGTCACAAGTCGTTCCGGGCCGTGTTCATCCGGGCGTTTATGtaatcaaaaaaaaggaagaaatcTAAAAGCAAATTGCAACAGGGGCGGTAGGATAAGCTATGTGGAACGCACTACTCTTGGGAAACAGCATTCGAAAACGCACCCCTCTGAGGGCTAATTGAAATCGTGTCATTTTTTAGGTTGAAGTTTTCAGTACTCACcttctaaaaaaaaatcacGTGTATGCACAGTTCAAAGAATCTTTTGCATAGTTGATTACCTAATAATGATATGATTGCGTTTTcctttcttctttacttAGCctatcattgaaaaagtatataaacCGTAGAGTATTCTTCTAGTGAAAGAACTTATTCGTATCGATCTTACAGTATCATCGCCATAGAGGAAATAAAAACATCTATAAAATGCCATTCAAGAAGGATTTCAAACCAGTAGCTTTAAAAGATACTGACTTATTCAAGCCTCTTAAGGTTGGTAACATGCAACTCCAACACAGAGCTGCATTACCACCATTGACCAGATACAGAGCTCTTCATCCCGGTAATGTTCCAAACACTGACTTAGTTCCAGAATACTACGATCAACGTTCGAAGAGACCAGGTTCTCTACTTATTACTGAGGCCGCTTTCATCTCTCCTCAAGCTGGTGGTTATGATTTTGCACCAGGTATGTGGTCGGATGAACAAGTCGCTGCCTGGAAGCAtgttttcaaaagaatcCATGACAATAACTCTTATGTATTCGTTCAATTATGGAACCTGGGTAGACAAACTAGTCCAGCCAACATGGTGAGAGATGGTTTGCGTTATGACTCCGCTACTGACGATCTATACATGAGTGAAGAAGCCAAGCAACAGGCCGAAAAAGCTGGCATCAAGCAACACGGCATAACCAAGGATGAAATAAAGCAATACATCAAAGACTACGTCCATGCTGCTAAGAATGCGATTGCCGCTGGTGCAGATGGTGTTGAAATCCATAGTGCAAATGGTTATCTGTTAAATCAGTTTATTGACCCAATCTCAAACAACAGAACAGATGAATATGGTGGCTCCATTGAAAACAGGGCCAGATTCTCTTTGGAAGTTGTCGATGCTTTGATTGAAGCCATTGGCGCCGAAAGAGTTGCCATCAGATTATCTCCATACGGTAGATTCGGTGGTATGTCTGGCTCTACAAACcctattattattgctCAATACTCATACATTTTAggtgaattagaaaagagAGCTAAAGCTGGCAGACGTATCGCTTACGTTCATACAATTGAACCACGTGTTACTGACTCTTCGTTACCAGAGGAAGAAGGTGTTGACAATGAAGGTAGCAATGCTTTCTTCTATTCTATATGGAAAGGTCCACTTGTTAGAGCGGGTAACTTTGCTTTACACCCTGACTTGGCTAAAGAAGCTGTCTCCTCTGATAAGACTATAATAGCCTACGGTAGATACTGGATTGCAAACCCAGATATCGTGGATCGTTTAGAAAAGGGTCTACCATTGAATGCGTATGACAGAAATACCTTCTATACCACCAAGAGCGAAGGTTACTTAGACTATCCAACCTATGACGAAGCTATTAAATTAGGTTGGGACAAGCAATGAATGATTGGGTGTCTGTAGATTTTTTTGTACTCAATATACAATTTATCCGCTTCAGGGCGTCAAAAAATCTCAAGTTAGTATTACATAAGTAAATCCAGAAAATGCTGTACCTAGGATTTTGAAGGATACACAACATTTCAATTGCTTTCATTGAACAAATTCgataaatatgaaaaatctaTTTTTGTACTCAAGCTTGTATACGTACCAGTTGCGTGTTTAAACAACATAAAAGGAGAAAGAGGATGCCCACAAACAGTGGAGAAGAAGCCCCTTCACCGAATAAACTTACTTGGAGGTAAGTGCTCCCTGCTGTGAACGAAGTATCTGTAAGTCCGCAGATGAGGATAAATACTAATGAAGGAAAAACACTTCTAAAAGCGCATCTGTGACATTCCCACGAACACAAACTACGTGTTGTGATAAATCCAAGAAAATAGTCGATGACACCAATTATTTTCACTCATTTCCTCGAGGATTTTTCTATTTAACACTAAAAACTGGATTATTTTCCCAGGCTCCGTTTATTAAGCAGTGTTCCGTCCTCCCGTCTAACCGTGTTTCCGTGGCCCTCTCGTCGAATAACAAAGGGAGAcggaaaagaaatattgcTGAGAAAACGACGtagaaaatcaagaaattacCGAAACTTCTTGTTGcttctcgagaaaaaaataagaaacGGGGGCTGTGATCTGTAGCTGCGAATACCGTAGTAATTAGGCCATCgtagaaaagaaaatcacTCCAAAAGCTAAATAAAGTGAAAGAGTGCGGACCAATCTCAAAAAATGCTGTTCTCGACATCGTATGATGCCACTTACGTAGGAATATACAAGCCTTCTCTTTTAGCAATATTCGTCTGCATTCGTGTCACTCAGTGATGAACAGTGctaatgaatattttcaacTTGCAAGAGAATAAATTAACACATTTCAGATTGGCTAAAACAACCTAGGGCTTTGTTTATACGTCCCCGTTTATGTAAGATGCCCCTTATAAAATCATGCGCGCTTGTTGCAGTCCTTAAGACTTTACCATACGCCATGTTGCATGGCTTGGAAAAAAGAACTTCATTGTTTTTTAGAGAACGCTAGCAATTGCTTTTAACTGTCTGTCTCCCGTTCGCTCGCACACATATAGGTAATTCTGTCATACAATAAAATTCTTGTCCCAGAGATCAGGTACGATAAAGAAAATCGCATTTCCATGCTTGTCGATTACATATTTCCGCTAGCACTTCTacgtttctttttccttcgACGACTTATTATCTTTCTCgtgtatttatatataatcaCCGCATCTTTTGAATGTAATATATTGTACATACTACTCTTTTTAATGGCCTTCTTCCAGTAGAAAGACATAAACCAGCGTAAATCGTTATGCCATTCATCAAAGATTATACACCAGTCGACTTGAAGGACTCCCTTCTTTTCAAACCAATGAAAGTTGGTAACGTTGAAGTCCAACACAGAGCTGTCATGCCACCTTTAACTAGATTCAGAGCTCAGGAACCAGGTGCCGTTCCAAACGCTGAATTAATGTCTGTTTACTACGACCAACGTTCTCAAAGGCCAGGTACCCTGATCATAACAGAAGGTGTTTTCATCTCTCGCCAAGCCGGTGGTTATGATTACGCACCAGGTCTATGGTCTCAGGAACAAGTAAACGAatggaagaaaatttttgctAAGATTCATAATAACAagtcttttgtttttgcTCAATTATGGAACTTGGGTAGACAAGCTGCTCCAGAATGGATGGCCAGGGATGGTTTACGTTTCGATTCTGCCACTGAtgatttatatatcaatgatgaaattaaagaaaaagctgAAAAAGCTGGTATCAAACAACATGGTATTACTGCCgaagaaatcaaacaaTACATCAAGGAATACGTTATCGCCGCCAAGAATGCCATCGCTGCTGGTGCCGATGGTGTTGAAGTTCACTGTGCTAATGGTTACTTGTTAAATCAATTCATCGATCCATTATCTAACAACAGAACCGATGCATATGGTGGTTCCATCGAAAACAGAGCTAGATTCCCATTAGAAGTCATTGATGCTGTTATCGAAGCT includes:
- the SCW11 gene encoding putative glucan endo-1,3-beta-D-glucosidase (similar to Saccharomyces cerevisiae SCW11 (YGL028C); ancestral locus Anc_4.89), producing MQQNFKILSLLLLSLSFINAFPVLEKRLIVTRVHTASTTKTSTYVYSTTTETVVAPTVEFIISGTATFTTTLYPEGVDTTVQPSTTITIVRKNANGVSDASSTQNLASTQATASESATLQASIENASENIASSSSIDDTNAASSSSIGATTTAATNDNNAQTYSDVSTASSDNVAVHTNYVQSATLTNPTVAIIDTTTLANVASTTSVTTAITTISAESSSSTTTTTTAPTTTNTPTTTTSTTQDSTKTTTSTSTWTGLTSVPKTLVYSPYNNDSSCKTYDEVYADLLNIQQHGVYKLRVYGTDCDSLNTIEPVAVQLGMTINQGLWISDAGTSSIDEAVADLIAYGEANGWDIFDFITIGNEAINSGYCTVDDLISKISSVKAELQAAGYTGKVTTSEPPVSFEDYPELCTSSAIDFVGINAHPYFDVNSSAETSGSFVLGQIDLIKGVCGTDNVYVTESGYPSAGNVNGGNVPSKANQIIAVQQILDDLSLDVTILSYKNDYWKDPGTYGIEQSFGIIDIMPSA
- the KAFR0F03530 gene encoding alkene reductase; the protein is MPFVKDFTPIALNDTNLFKPIKIGNIELQHRAVMPPLTRMRAHHPGHIPNKDWTAEYYDQRSQRPGTLIITEGAFISEQAGGYDNAPGIWSQEQVEEWKKIFARIHKNKSFVYVQLWNLGRQAEPAAMARDGLRYDSASDEIYMDEEKESSAKKAGIKQHGITKDEIKQYIKEYVQAAKNSIEAGADGVEIHSANSYLLNQFLDPISNKRTDEYGGSIENRARFALEVVDALVEAIGHERVGIRFSPYGTYGTMSGSAEPLIVAQYSYILGELEKRAKEGKRLSFVHLVEPRVTNPFLTEGEGADEDGTNDFAYSIWKGPIIRAGNLALHPESVKTLVADNRTLIGYGRFFIANPDVVDRLEKGLPLNKYDRNTFYAMSDKGYLDYPTYAEAIKLGWDKE
- the KAFR0F03540 gene encoding alkene reductase, which translates into the protein MPFKKDFKPVALKDTDLFKPLKVGNMQLQHRAALPPLTRYRALHPGNVPNTDLVPEYYDQRSKRPGSLLITEAAFISPQAGGYDFAPGMWSDEQVAAWKHVFKRIHDNNSYVFVQLWNLGRQTSPANMVRDGLRYDSATDDLYMSEEAKQQAEKAGIKQHGITKDEIKQYIKDYVHAAKNAIAAGADGVEIHSANGYLLNQFIDPISNNRTDEYGGSIENRARFSLEVVDALIEAIGAERVAIRLSPYGRFGGMSGSTNPIIIAQYSYILGELEKRAKAGRRIAYVHTIEPRVTDSSLPEEEGVDNEGSNAFFYSIWKGPLVRAGNFALHPDLAKEAVSSDKTIIAYGRYWIANPDIVDRLEKGLPLNAYDRNTFYTTKSEGYLDYPTYDEAIKLGWDKQ
- the KAFR0F03550 gene encoding alkene reductase → MPFIKDYTPVDLKDSLLFKPMKVGNVEVQHRAVMPPLTRFRAQEPGAVPNAELMSVYYDQRSQRPGTLIITEGVFISRQAGGYDYAPGLWSQEQVNEWKKIFAKIHNNKSFVFAQLWNLGRQAAPEWMARDGLRFDSATDDLYINDEIKEKAEKAGIKQHGITAEEIKQYIKEYVIAAKNAIAAGADGVEVHCANGYLLNQFIDPLSNNRTDAYGGSIENRARFPLEVIDAVIEAVGAEKVGVRFSPFGTYGTMSGSENPVILAQYAYLIGELEKRAKAGKRMAYIHLVEPAVSDFLLDEGQGQDNGSSNDFAYSIWKGPIIRAGDFALRPAAAKEAVSADRTLVGYGRFFIANPDLVDRLEKGLQLNQYDKSTFYIQTAEGYTDYPTYAEAVKLGWDKQ